Proteins encoded by one window of Engraulis encrasicolus isolate BLACKSEA-1 chromosome 21, IST_EnEncr_1.0, whole genome shotgun sequence:
- the LOC134437224 gene encoding gastrula zinc finger protein XlCGF8.2DB-like isoform X1 codes for MSPTSVPVVNMHAGRTLQCNTCGKVFKHAGHLRQHQRVHTGEKTYPCKTCGKSFTKKYHLKVHLRIHTGEKPFPCTACGKTFLQKGHLQKHLVIDTGEKPFLCTTCGTSFATKDILQVHLKIHTGEKPFPCTTCGKTFLRKGDLKKHLVIHTAEIGEKPFQCTTCGKTFLQKGDLHKHLLIHTGEKPFPCTTCGKSFREGGTLRRHQMIHTDEKPYLCTTCGKAFREASDLRRHERTHTGEKPYQCTTCGKAFKQASSLRTHQRSHTGEKSMYH; via the coding sequence GTGTCCCTGTGGTCAACATGCATGCTGGGAGGACACTTCAGTGCAACACATGTGGAAAGGTGTTTAAACATGCAGGACATTTAAGGCAACACCAGAGGGTTCATACTGGTGAAAAGACTTACCCTTGTAAAACATGTGGAAAATCTTTTACAAAAAAATATCATCTTAAAGTACATCTGAGgattcatactggagaaaagcctttccCATGTACAGCATGTGGAAAGACTTTTCTACAAAAAGGTCATCTTCAGAAACACCTTGTGATtgatactggagaaaagccttttcTTTGTACAACATGTGGAACATCTTTTGCAACAAAAGATATTCTTCAGGTACACCTGAAGATTCATACCGGAGAAAAGCCTTTCCCATGTACAACATGTGGAAAGACTTTTCTACGAAAAGGTGATCTTAAAAAACACCTGGTGATTCATACTGCAGAAATCGGAGAAAAGCCTTTCCAATGTACAACATGTGGAAAGACTTTTCTACAAAAAGGTGATCTTCATAAACACCTGTTgattcatactggagaaaagccttttcCTTGTACAACATGTGGAAAGTCCTTCAGAGAAGGAGGCACTTTAAGGAGACATCAGATGATTCACACTGATGAAAAGCCTTACCTAtgtaccacatgtggaaaagcTTTTAGAGAGGCAAGTGATTTAAGGAGACACGAGAGGACtcacactggtgaaaagccttaccAATGTACAACATGTGGAAAAGCCTTTAAACAGGCAAGTTCTTTAAGGACTCACCAGAGGAGCCACACTGGAGAAAAGTCAATGTATCACTGA
- the LOC134437224 gene encoding gastrula zinc finger protein XlCGF8.2DB-like isoform X2 — MHAGRTLQCNTCGKVFKHAGHLRQHQRVHTGEKTYPCKTCGKSFTKKYHLKVHLRIHTGEKPFPCTACGKTFLQKGHLQKHLVIDTGEKPFLCTTCGTSFATKDILQVHLKIHTGEKPFPCTTCGKTFLRKGDLKKHLVIHTAEIGEKPFQCTTCGKTFLQKGDLHKHLLIHTGEKPFPCTTCGKSFREGGTLRRHQMIHTDEKPYLCTTCGKAFREASDLRRHERTHTGEKPYQCTTCGKAFKQASSLRTHQRSHTGEKSMYH; from the coding sequence ATGCATGCTGGGAGGACACTTCAGTGCAACACATGTGGAAAGGTGTTTAAACATGCAGGACATTTAAGGCAACACCAGAGGGTTCATACTGGTGAAAAGACTTACCCTTGTAAAACATGTGGAAAATCTTTTACAAAAAAATATCATCTTAAAGTACATCTGAGgattcatactggagaaaagcctttccCATGTACAGCATGTGGAAAGACTTTTCTACAAAAAGGTCATCTTCAGAAACACCTTGTGATtgatactggagaaaagccttttcTTTGTACAACATGTGGAACATCTTTTGCAACAAAAGATATTCTTCAGGTACACCTGAAGATTCATACCGGAGAAAAGCCTTTCCCATGTACAACATGTGGAAAGACTTTTCTACGAAAAGGTGATCTTAAAAAACACCTGGTGATTCATACTGCAGAAATCGGAGAAAAGCCTTTCCAATGTACAACATGTGGAAAGACTTTTCTACAAAAAGGTGATCTTCATAAACACCTGTTgattcatactggagaaaagccttttcCTTGTACAACATGTGGAAAGTCCTTCAGAGAAGGAGGCACTTTAAGGAGACATCAGATGATTCACACTGATGAAAAGCCTTACCTAtgtaccacatgtggaaaagcTTTTAGAGAGGCAAGTGATTTAAGGAGACACGAGAGGACtcacactggtgaaaagccttaccAATGTACAACATGTGGAAAAGCCTTTAAACAGGCAAGTTCTTTAAGGACTCACCAGAGGAGCCACACTGGAGAAAAGTCAATGTATCACTGA
- the LOC134437218 gene encoding zinc finger protein 805-like, with protein MTMKEIKEEGFDDFLQEYSKRTQEDDSTSKEEMSPAIKMEEESNVTGNSHDGMTSIRKVSESSKLVTKKMEIKEEDDDFLQEYLWQPRQDDSTSTTTCKKETSSAMDIKEEEESNVTGNSHDGMKFSSKESESSQLVTYKTEIKREDFEVSLHRIQENDDTKSSFFKEENCSSVDIEEEIDHNLIENGNNGMSPTSAPVVNMHTGRTFLCTTCGKMFSYVAHLRRHQRLHTHTGEKTYPCKTCGKCFTTKDTLQAHLRIHTGEKSFPCTTCGKTFLRKGGLQKHLMTHTGEKPFPCITCGKSFREGGTLRRHQMIHTGQKPFSCITCGKTFRDTSNLKTHQRTHTGEKPYVCATCGKAFTRASCLKIHQSTHTGERSMCH; from the exons ATGACCATGAAGGAAATTAAAGAAGAAGGCTTTGATGATTTTCTCCAAGAGTATTCAAAGCGAACCCAAGAGGATGATTCAACCAGCAAAGAAGAAATGAGTCCTGCAATAAAAATGGAAGAGGAGTCCAATGTTACAGGAAACAGTCATGATGGTATGACGTCTATCAGGAAGGTGTCAGAATCATCTAAACTGGTTACAAAAAAGATGGAGAtcaaagaagaagatgatgatttTCTCCAAGAGTATTTATGGCAACCACGACAGGATGATTCAACCAGCACAACAACCTGCAAAAAAGAAACGAGTTCTGCAATGGAcattaaagaggaagaggagtccaATGTTACAGGAAACAGTCATGATGGAATGAAGTTTTCCAGCAAGGAGTCAGAATCATCCCAACTGGTCACATACAAGACGGAGATCAAAAGAGAGGACTTTGAAGTCTCCTTGCACAGAATACAAGAGAATGATGACACAAAATCATCTTTCTTTAAGGAAGAAAATTGTTCATCCGTGGATATTGAAGAAGAAATTGACCATAACCTGATCGAGAATGGCAACAATGGCATGTCCCCTACAA gtGCCCCTGTGGTCAACATGCATACTGGGAGGACATTTTTGTGCACCACATGTGGAAAGATGTTTAGTTATGTAGCACATTTAAGGAGACACCAGAGGCTTCATACTCATACTGGTGAAAAGACTTACCCTTGTAAAACATGTGGGAAATGTTTTACAACAAAGGATACTCTTCAGGCACACCTGAGgattcatactggagaaaagtCTTTCCCATGTACAACATGTGGAAAGACGTTTCTACGAAAAGGTGGACTTCAGAAACACCTGATGactcatactggagaaaagcctttccCATGTATAACATGTGGAAAATCCTTCAGAGAAGGAGGAACTTTAAGAAGACACCAGATGATTCATACAGGTCAAAAGCCTTTTTCATGTATCACATGTGGAAAAACATTTAGAGACACAAGCAATTTAAAAACACATCAGAGGACtcacactggtgaaaagccttacgtatgtgccacatgtggaaaggcctttacaCGGGCAAGTTGTTTAAAGATTCACCAGAGTACCCACACTGGTGAAAGATCAATGTGCCACTGA